In the genome of Amaranthus tricolor cultivar Red isolate AtriRed21 chromosome 15, ASM2621246v1, whole genome shotgun sequence, one region contains:
- the LOC130801777 gene encoding uncharacterized protein LOC130801777 isoform X1, producing the protein MRKSLGGSYGGGDGEDILRTLGSSIARAKLNNIQESLPSNYSNPSSPSISSSSSSTKLQNSTSKHALSISSNGGLAVSANWGSNSLIGDDVMDDYGENNSGITELEWKCLENYYDPVFGVVPSTHEVQQALCSIHQVLHPESTYKDAKELTSDVDGDTDGDQTTNPTVERTSSKGSDSDWMEPSMQPYDRNLVQSPRWERVHDAFHLLETEPSVQRMVVSLSSDKAVWNAVLNNKDVREIRDSYRNAAESLPPSSYEKPDPSKTNLNILKWVFNDMKMKLLEFLGNISQFIADIFTPLDYDKEQYFAFSDKLKSSFLLTVVVLLIVVVARGHRG; encoded by the exons ATGAGAAAATCCCTTGGTGGAAGTTACGGCGGTGGTGATGGCGAAGACATTTTAAGAACACTCGGAAGCTCCATTGCTAGAGCTAAACTTAATAACATTCAGGAATCTCTTCCTTCTAATTATTCTAATCCTTCTTCGCCTTCTATTAGCTCTTCTTCATCTAGCACAAAACTTCAGAATTCTACATCCAAACACGCCTTATCCATATCCTCTAATGGTGGTCTTGCTGTTTCTGCTAATTGGGGCTCTAATTCCTTAATTGGTGATGatgttatggatgattatggTGAAAATAACAGTGGGATTACTGAATTGGAATGGAAATGTCTTGAGAATTATTATGATCCTGTTTTTGGAGTTGTTCCTTCTACACATGAAGTTCAACAAGCTCTATGTTCGATTCATCA GGTTCTTCATCCAGAGTCTACTTACAAAGATGCCAAAGAGCTAACAAGTGATGTGGATGGTGACACCGATGGGGACCAGACAACAAATCCCACAGTGGAAAGAACATCCTCAAAAGGTTCGGATTCAGATTGGATGGAGCCATCAATGCAACCATATGATCGGAACTTGGTGCAATCTCCTAGATGGGAGAGGGTGCATGATGCTTTTCATCTCTTGGAGACTGAGCCAAGTGTTCAG AGAATGGTGGTGTCGTTGTCTTCTGATAAAGCAGTTTGGAACGCTGTCTTGAACAATAAGGATGTACGGGAGATCAGAGATTCATACCGCAATG CAGCTGAATCACTCCCTCCAAGCTCTTATGAGAAACCCGATCCATCCAAGACAAATTTGAATATTCTCAAGTGGGTATTTAACGACATGAAGATGAAACTGTTGGAATTTCTAGGAAATATTTCACAGTTCATTGCCGATATATTCACTCCCCTCGATTATGATAAGGAGCAATATTTTGCTTTCTCAGATAAGCTCAAGTCGTCGTTCTTACTCACAGTCGTAGTTTTGTTGATCGTTGTGGTTGCTCGTGGACATAGGGGTTGA
- the LOC130801777 gene encoding uncharacterized protein LOC130801777 isoform X2, producing MRKSLGGSYGGGDGEDILRTLGSSIARAKLNNIQESLPSNYSNPSSPSISSSSSSTKLQNSTSKHALSISSNGGLAVSANWGSNSLIGDDVMDDYGENNSGITELEWKCLENYYDPVFGVVPSTHEVQQALCSIHQVLHPESTYKDAKELTSDVDGDTDGDQTTNPTVERTSSKGSDSDWMEPSMQPYDRNLVQSPRWERVHDAFHLLETEPSVQRMVVSLSSDKAVWNAVLNNKDVREIRDSYRNAESLPPSSYEKPDPSKTNLNILKWVFNDMKMKLLEFLGNISQFIADIFTPLDYDKEQYFAFSDKLKSSFLLTVVVLLIVVVARGHRG from the exons ATGAGAAAATCCCTTGGTGGAAGTTACGGCGGTGGTGATGGCGAAGACATTTTAAGAACACTCGGAAGCTCCATTGCTAGAGCTAAACTTAATAACATTCAGGAATCTCTTCCTTCTAATTATTCTAATCCTTCTTCGCCTTCTATTAGCTCTTCTTCATCTAGCACAAAACTTCAGAATTCTACATCCAAACACGCCTTATCCATATCCTCTAATGGTGGTCTTGCTGTTTCTGCTAATTGGGGCTCTAATTCCTTAATTGGTGATGatgttatggatgattatggTGAAAATAACAGTGGGATTACTGAATTGGAATGGAAATGTCTTGAGAATTATTATGATCCTGTTTTTGGAGTTGTTCCTTCTACACATGAAGTTCAACAAGCTCTATGTTCGATTCATCA GGTTCTTCATCCAGAGTCTACTTACAAAGATGCCAAAGAGCTAACAAGTGATGTGGATGGTGACACCGATGGGGACCAGACAACAAATCCCACAGTGGAAAGAACATCCTCAAAAGGTTCGGATTCAGATTGGATGGAGCCATCAATGCAACCATATGATCGGAACTTGGTGCAATCTCCTAGATGGGAGAGGGTGCATGATGCTTTTCATCTCTTGGAGACTGAGCCAAGTGTTCAG AGAATGGTGGTGTCGTTGTCTTCTGATAAAGCAGTTTGGAACGCTGTCTTGAACAATAAGGATGTACGGGAGATCAGAGATTCATACCGCAATG CTGAATCACTCCCTCCAAGCTCTTATGAGAAACCCGATCCATCCAAGACAAATTTGAATATTCTCAAGTGGGTATTTAACGACATGAAGATGAAACTGTTGGAATTTCTAGGAAATATTTCACAGTTCATTGCCGATATATTCACTCCCCTCGATTATGATAAGGAGCAATATTTTGCTTTCTCAGATAAGCTCAAGTCGTCGTTCTTACTCACAGTCGTAGTTTTGTTGATCGTTGTGGTTGCTCGTGGACATAGGGGTTGA